CCAAAGCGGGAGGAGTTGTCATTGCGGTTCGTCTTGGCATTACCGAAAGCCTCCAGCACGGGATTGCTCTTGAGCAGCTTATCCTTGACGCCCTCCACGGTGGTCTGATGGCCGGAACAGGCGGCAATATACTGCAGCACCTTCTTGGAGGCCTCCGTCTTGCCGGAGCCACTCTCGCCCGAAATGAGCACGCACTGGCCGCGATTCTCCTCGATCAGCGAGCGGAACGCGTTGTCCGTCACGGCAAAGCTAAAGATGGAGCCAACTATTAGAAAACATACAGAGAGAGATCGGAAGATTTCGGACTTACATATGCGGTGGCATCTCATAGAAGTGTTTATTGCGATACTCCTTGATGTGGGCATCGGAGTAGATGGGCAGCTGCTTGTAGGGATTCACCGAGATCAGCACCTGGCCAATGTAGGTCTGTAATGAAGATTGACAGATTTAGTTTAATAGGAATAATGCAAGCTGTGGGCAAGAGGAATGCATGAAAGGCCTTACACAGATCCAGCATCCGGTCTAAAAATTGTGTACAATATTTTAGAGCAATGGATGCGTGGAAAGAGACAAGAaatagagacagagacagagacagaaatTGAGATTGAAATTGTGACAGACAGAAAACAGAGCTGGGAAAATCAAAAGAATATTGTGCACTTACATAGATGAGGTTCTCCTGAAAACGCTTCTTCAGATTGCCAATGAATGCATCCTCGCTTTCGTAGTTCTCGAGCAGCACGAAATCCTGTACGCCCGCACGATCGCGTTCGTGCAAACCCGTCTCCATGTTGGGTAAAGGTTTAAAGCTATATATACGTGGAGAAAAGTCACGACCACAAGATCAGttaagttttatttcattttatttctagTATCGATAAGCATATGTAAATTTCTGTAGAAACATTTCAAGTACACACACAATCGACCCTCGCGCCAGTTTCCAGCTAAACAACTTGAGGGCTTTAATCGTCAGGTATTGGCTCGTTCGGTAAAAACCGATTGTAAAAACCTCTTAACCAATTGAtaagattttttttatgtgtagAGAATTTATGGCTTTTCAAACCATAAGGAAACCATACTAAAATCAGAagtagatacatatatatatatatatcgatagatCCAGAATTGGGCATATAAGAAGCATGCATTATGCATGAAAGAAACCCGCACGTTATAATTAATGAAAGCATTCGCGATGTTTATTAATAGATATGAACGTTGGGCAGGTGCAATTCGCATTCTCTGCTTATCGATGTCATATATCATATCACTGGAAATGCCTGGGTTATTGGGAACACTCTCTCATATCGTAGCCAACAAATCCAAAGGCGTCGATTACGCAATGacattattatattgtttgcCAATGTCGGATTATGCGGAGTATAAATTGAATTAGTTGCAGGATAGCTGCGGGCGGAAATTGTTAAACAAAGTCCAATATTGATGGCATGATGTAAGCACTTgaaagttttcatttttattcagACAAAACACATTAGAACAAGGGCCAATTATTGGCCCAGATAACGCTATACCTGGCCATTGTGTTTGCTTATGATTTATCCTTGTTGATTGACTTAACACTGATCGCTATCAGTTTTCGCACATACTATTCTGCACATCAACGACTGCGTTGGCAAACTAACACGATCCGGAGTTGGCAATAGCGTTTTAACCatcaatataaaattgttggcTGTTGGCCCGGTTGTTTGCCAGTTATCAGCTTTGGGTTAGGCTGCACGGAGAGCACTTCCCAAGAGCCGCAATGGCCCAATCGGCCGCGATTAGATAGTGCGTTAGGTCTCCGCTCGCATTCACGCAAATGCCGCCTGTACCTGGCCCGTATATGCCATATACACGATATACACTATATATACAGACGATGCGCCGACAGATGACTCAGAATAAGACAGAATGATGAGTTCTAATCAAACGCGCTCGCTTTGTGataatatgtttaaaaataagCTTTAGTTTCTATTCACTGTGATCCCCATACGCCGGAGTTCTACGTGTTACTGGCAAATTTCTGTTACGATCTGTGCTAAATTTTTCAAGAACTCTGAACCCCACAGCAAGTCATTAGTtttgttgccagttgcagCTTTAGGCGCCATCCGAGAATTGCAGCTCGGCATTCGGTCCATTTAGTATCGCTCTCTTATCAGCTATTGAGTGCACACATACTTATGCCCTTCCAGAGGGTCTTATAGCTGTGTCATTGAATGTGTAACACATGCGAGACGATAGCTGCAACCTTGAGACAAAGGAGAATCTCTGTCCTTAAAGCTATCTTCTGTTGCAGGCAGTATAATATCGTGAAAGTGAATgaatcggactactatattatatatagaaattaatGATATCTTTATCTATTTCTGATCAAGAGCTGCAGTATATCCTTTTCAAAGTCCGTAAGTCCGTTAGTCTAAAAGGGTATTCAGTGTTCGGCCTGCACTTCATTCTTATTGTGTTCTACATTCGATTTGTTCAATGCCGCTTTTGTTTCGCAGAGAAATTAGTTGAAAAATGTGACGAAGCGGTTTGCACTTGTTACTAATTACACAATGTGCCCGAGGTGCGACAGATATTCCATATTCAATGTTCCATATTCCCTAACCATGCCCTCATCCATGTCTACGTCCAAGTCCATGCCCATGCACAACtgcagcaataaaaatgatCTATTTGtcacatattttgtttgctgcacGTAATTGTCGTAGCTCCGATAAAAGACAGTATACagaaattcatatatattcatataattcAGTTTTGCAACCTTTTTTATGAAGATTTTAACAAAAATCTAGCACAAATCGTACTTGTAATTTTAGACTGTTTTAAGCCCAAAATTAAGTACAAGGAACTTTATTCTGCTATGTGCAGAAAAATCTAAGAAGCAAGATGGCATAACCAGACCTGGTTTTTTTCTGCTGAAGAACTCGCACTCGAAATATCACAAAGTACCTCATGATTCTACTGCAAAGTCTCGTAATTCTAAATATTATCATTTCAATTATTGCTTGATTCTTGCAAATTGTGTAGCTGCCTAAAGTTATGCCGCACTTTTGCCTTGGAGTTTTTGAAGTCATTGACACTCGTTTGGGttttatatgttttctttACTTGGGCCGGGTAACACCTTAATGTGCACAATTCTTTCAACACCCGAGAGCTCCTTACGCAAATGGTGTCAAGAACTTTGGACTGGTTTGTGCTGTGCTTTACAAAGCTGGCCCATTAATCTGGTATTGACCTCAGTGGGAAAACTAAGCGGCGGGGGGGTCAAAATGATGATAGACAAATGTTGAAACTGCCCAAAACCAGTCAAGAAACTGAGCTGAAAGGGTCCAAACGAGAATCGACAAATGACGTAATATCTCAAGCGACACCCAGACACGATTATCGGCTATTGaactctttctctctgccCAATGCTCGGAGCTGAGATCGTCACCGATCGCCCAGCAGAGATTACTAAATGCATTCAGCTCCAAATTGGCTGGACACAAAAGACATCTAAGAATATTCAACAATTCTTATGCAAATTAAGCACTGATCTTATTAGCCACGAATGCTTAAGAACAATCCAGAGGTAGCTCGCCTCGCCACAACGAAGATGTAATACCCTTAGAAATAGATTTCTGATAAACAGATaaatattccatttttttcgaccgatttTCCCTATAGAACTTAattatatagtgatccgatcagGCCAACTTCAACTCAGCTATgaatacatattaatataatgCATATATTAAGTTGGAATCCTTCCTGATGGAATTAAACCGGCGACCGACGTTTAGCCAACTAACCCACACAGGCTCTACAACTTATGATACCCTACGAGAAACAGACGAAAGAAAGCAGCTGGTGACAATTGGTGTGTAGCTTCAAATTGGGGTCTGCTCGATgggaaaatggaaatggatgCATCGAATATTCTAATGAGAAAACCGTTAGCATAGAAAAGCGATAAAAGATGCACTTTGCAGCTGCCGCAGGTTCACGGAGTGCCTATATAAAGGTCGTCCGGCTGCATTTGCAGCATATTCATGAACCGACCATGGAACACAGAGCATCAATACTCTGGATAGGTGAGTATGAGGCGCAGACTGGACGCGGTGGCTGTCATCAATTTGTTGAACTCTTGCGCAACTCCTTTGCAGTGCTGCTCTCGTTGCTGAGCCGAGCGCTCACCTACCAGGAGAAGGCGTCGCCAAGCCAGGCTCAGGCGCGTGGCGAGAACCTGCAGCAGACACAGCAGCAGGTCCTGGGTGGCagaggcagtggcagcggcagcgttggcgttggcgttgatACGGAAACGGTGGGATCGACACGTAACATCGAAGATCATCTGTTGACATCGATGGGTAAGGCTGGCTTCAAACACTTTGTGGGCTCCAGCTCGACGACTACAGCCAAACCGCCAGTACAACATCAACACCATTACTATTATACTTCAGAGGGCAGCGAGCATCCTCGCCAGCATGGGCCAGTATTACCGCCAGGAGTTTATCCGTGGCCCGGTTATCCTCAAGTACCACCGCAGCGTCCCTGGGCGCCGCCATATAATCCTTGGCCCTATGGCTGGGGTCACTGGGGTGGTGGTGgaggtggtggtggtggcggtggcggtggtggtggtggaggtggtggtggtggttaTCCTGGCTATCCCGGCAATCCTGGCTATCCTGGCTATCCCGGCAATCCTGGCAATCCTGGTTATCCCGGCTATCCTGGCTATCCTGGTCCTGGTTCCGGTGGTCCTGGCTATCCTGGTTATCCATATCCCGGCTATCCACGCTATCCCCACTATCCTGGCTATCCCCATTATCCTGGTTACCCGGGTTATCCTGGCTACCCTGGCTATCCAGGCTATCCATGGTATCGCTCCACGGAAAACGAAGAACTCGACGAGAACGCAGTGCAGCCAGAGCTCGCACAACGCTCCATTCCCGGCAGCTATCAGGCACGTGTCTTGGCCTCCACGAGCAACCTCGTCGCTGGCAAGTCCAACAACAATGTTTGGCCGCTCTATCACCTGCTCAATGTGGCCCGGGTCTAGCCCAAGTCCATCTAAACGACCGAGAACTTGaacgcaaataaaaataatttgatacattccaaaatattttctcaTTCTAAGCTCGAATACATTGGTGTAAGCGAAGACATTGAAATCTGCCAGTTATATAGAATAACAAAGCAAGATTCCGGCGTGTTTATTCAACAATTCCCAAGGGTTAGCCACAAAGTTCTTGTCGGCATCTCgaaaatatgcataataaCAAATCGATATGGCCGAGCCGGCATGTGCTGCGGCCTTCCAGCGTCAATGGCCCCCACTTGGCGATCATTGAATCGCTTCGCTCCACTCCGCTCCGCTCCGCCCCGCACTGCCACGCACTGCTCTGCTCTGGATGATCATTAAGTTTTCGGCTCTCGAATTAAAAAACCGAAACGCCTTCATTCAACCGCGAGCCGGCGATGAATGCAAAAAAGACGGGATACAATCTCGAGCTGCTGACTCATATTTGTCCAGTGATCGGCGCGACTGACGCATACGAGTTTTGgatcaaatacaaaaaaaaaaaaactgatttcAAACATATTTTGCCAGCTATTCAACTGGCTGGTGACTGATCTTTCACGCAAATTCAATGGCGAAAAAAAGCTGTTTAAGAAATGAAATGTACAACCGTTTCGcatttacctttttttttttacggcCCAGACGTTTTGTCTTTATACACGAATATAGGCGAGTAATCCGATTCgcaatgtatttttattttcgtacTCTTTACAAACTTCCACAAAAAAAACCCTTAGTTGACACTTTGGCACTTGGCGTCTCGCCGTTTCGGTAATCGTGAGCCCCGGGCAGCACACGTTCTCGCTCGACCGACCGCCGTTTCAACAATGGATCGCCAGTTCTTGAAGTCAAAAAGTGtcgaaaaaataatatattgtaATGGCTGGAAGTGCTGTGCAGCTGTGTGTATTATATTGCCTGTGCCTGGGGCAATCAAAACTTATGATAGCtgcgggtttttttttttttattgatcaGTAAGACACTTTGAAAAtattagtttagtttttactACAGTTCTGGTTTTCCAAATCTATTAttccaatatattttttttttaatttaatggaTCTCACTTTCGGTTTTAATTGCGGAGTTGCAAAGATAAGCTGTCAAGTGGAGTAAGACACGTTTTTTCTATAGGGTATACGATTTGTCGCGCTGACCTCGATCACGAACACGTTCGTATCTGTTGGCACAGCTTAAGGCCTGACTCATTATGTTATACAGGCCCCATGCACTATCTTATCAGATGTTTGCTCGAGTAAAAGAAAACCCAAAGCCGTAAAATGCAATTTCTCAAGTACTTTGATTAAGCAAAGAATGGTACATACAAAATGCGGCGGAACAGGCTTtcaaatatgcattttataCGTGCAAGGCACCCTGTATGAAAAGCCTATCCTCTCTTCATATTAAAGAACGATCTAAGCTGTGTGGcgtaatttgtaatttgatttgaataaacaaagaaatttaCAATGGTGCAGAGGACCCTGTacattattttgtatatactaGGCACTCTGTATGAGTAGCACCTTCTCAAGAAAAAGAAGCTACCTCGCTATAAAAGAACAATCAAAGCTGTTAGGATGATTTGAATAAACAAAGAATTTCACAATAGTGCATAAGACCCTGTACATACAAAATGCTGCGAACCAGCCTTTTATATGTGAAAGGCACCctgtatgaaaaaatcattctctataaaaagaataatcaAAGCTATTAGAAGCAGCTTTTCGAGTGCATTGAATAAACAAAGAATATTACAATTACGCAGAGGACcctgtatgtatatgtgcgtgGCACCCTGTAGAAAAGGCACCATTCCGAACCAAAGAGACCTTCTCGTTATCAAGAACATTTTAGTGGAAGTTGCCAATAGATAATGCAGCGTTTTGTCGATAAGTGGACGCTTAACTTGCTGTTTCGACCATAAAATAGCAAATTTGTAGCtcataataaacacaaatcgACATCTGATAAATCGAAGACACCtaccaccccccccccccccttccccccCCGCACAGATACAGACACGCAAACACAGGTGAGTGGCGCACATGACAAGGCTCGTTAATAATAAAGTCCCTGTGCGGCATTATCGCAATTAACCAAACTAAAATGCGTGCAATTTTGAGGGCTCGCTTTAAAAGACAGCTTCTGTTGCTTTATTTGTgacttcttttttgtttttgttatggGCCTTGCTCATTGTTCAGATATCTATGCAAGCATTACATCATTTCCATTAGAAGCGCTGGCCACAAACTGACTTCGGCTTCTGTGCTTCGCTCGGCTCAAGGTGAAGCTCCATGGAACCAAAAGGGGggagcatatacatatgtgtgtgtgtctttgtgtgtgcACAACTGTGCtggcatatataatatttggcAAACAATGGAAAGAGGAGGGACGGATGGAGTCGGGGGCAGTACTTGACTAACCAGACGATCGCTTTGGACTGAAGCTAAGCGGCTTAGCGTCTTGTTGCCACaaaaaagacacacacaattgAAAAATGGGTCAAATCAATAGACgccattgaaattgaaattgaaatgaaattcgaTACATTTTCAATTGGGCGCTGATAACAAGAGCAGGGCGGGGCACAAACATGCCCATACGTAATTACATTATTATGTATGTTAGATTACAAATGACTTGTTtagatacaaatatatatacgagtatatatatataaatattatatatatatacatatatcttaaATAAATGACTCACTGGCCGCTGATAAACACAGCGCCTAAACGATAATTGACATTTTAACTAACGCTTTGTTTTGGAATGAAAGAACGCATTAAGAAACAAGTCTCTGGCTCTTACAGGTTCTGAGATACTtgcggacagacggacatgtctagatcgacttggctattgttGCTGATCAGGAAACTATATTagtttatggggtcggagttgGGTTCCGGGTATAAAAATCGAACTTAAAGTAGGAATATATGCTGGTCAAGGTTTCTATGATAAACATTAACAACAAGTCAGGTGCATCTGACTAACAAATGGGAGAAGTGAACGCTTCCTCAGCATCAATTTCAGGTATCAAGCTGCCGAGCAGACACAGGGCAGCATCTATAAAGGAGCATAATCATTTGACCCATATGAAGCCAGATAATTTCTAGCATATcttgtcatatatatatattatgcatgtatatatctgTTGAGTTGACCCGCTTTGTTGGTGTTTGTTCCTGCTGTAAAAACTAAGCAAACAATATTAAACAAAGCGGACAAAGAGAGGCGCAACCACAGCGGAAAGCGTGGATGGGTGCAAAAGGAAGTGTCCAGGAAGCGAAGCAGTCGCCTAAAAGCAAATGCAGAGATAGTTTGCGCCCGAGGTTAAGGTGTTGCGGCCACCAAGCAACAAACCAAGAAACTACCACCACGAGCAGCAGCCGTCGGCACATGGCCGTAAATGCCGCTTTATTAGAGgcacataaacataaaccAGATTTGTGCCTGTTGTCGTTTAGTGTCCAAGTTCAAATTGTGCAAAGGAAAGAAAGTCGTGCTGCCAGCGAGAGACAGACGGATCGCGACCTGGGCAAACCGGCAGAACAGCTTTTTGCTGCGATCTTTTTTGTGTGTTGGTGTCTTCTTCACAGCTTGCCGCACATTTGTTAGACTCAGGATAACCCAAAAAAAGAGCCCGTTTCAGGCATTCACATATGCAAAAATTGTAGCTCCGATTAGTTTGACGGCCGCTCGCTCAATCATGTTGCAGCCGCGCACATCCGTAATGGCTAATTAGCTGCGGCGGCAACTGTCGCCGATAAGAAGTTGGGCAGTCAATAAATATGTGGGCACgtttataataaatgaaaGCAAGTACATAATTTCACTCACAGTCTGTTTGAATTTCTTTTTCGATCGTTTACCGTTAGCTTGACCCGCCgctgtcagcagcagcagagcagcagcagcgacactcaaaaaattataaaacaatcGAATAGACACTTGTTGCTTCTATGGCCGCGACACTTGTTATGTGCtagatatttttttgtttggctttggcaCGCGCTTAGCATTTAGATTGACatacagccaaaaaaaaagttcttgAATAATTTATACCTTGTTTATAAGCAAAGCCCGACGGCGACAGCAAACGCACCTTGCAAAAGTTAAAACCTAACTGAATCGCGGCGCTCGTTTGCCGCCACATTTCGCATAGCTCAccgggcaacaacaacaaacgcgcTGAGCGATAGCGATGTGCATTTGTGCTTATTAATCGTGTATCGCTTATCGATTATTTagtgatttatttaaatgcgacAACTCCGGCTAAATAAAAAGTGATCAAAGCAAGGCACTTGAACGATATGGCACCATTAACatatgaaattttaaaatgtgcCCGTTAAACTATTTAATCGTTACTTGAACATGTGCACCTATTGTTATTcacttttattgtttattcaccaaatttaattatatgtaaCAATATGCTAAAAACTTTTACTAAAGCTACAAAACACAATAAGTTTCCAGTTGATTTAATCCCTGAAAAAAAACTGtggtttatattttctttttaacttATAATCCAAGGCAAATGCGAAATGTGTTTTAGAAATTGTCGAAAATAATATCTGCACTCAACAACGCTTAGATGAAATGATTAGATCAGACTAAAGCCCTGAGTTTGCTGTATGGCTTGCAGCAGCTTATACTTAAGTCGTTCCTTGGTCTTATATCGTGGCAGGTCTAGCAGATTGAAGCACGTGTGTGCAACGGGCAGGAAACGTTCATCGGGTGTGGGTTGTATTACGATCTAAACGGAAAGGTTAGAGGGCAATAATTGTAATgctttaaacaaataatttaccTTGATGGCCTTCATGCCCTGTATGGGAATCCGATCACTGCCCGTCAAATAGAGCAGGAACTTTTTCTTCTCCGCAAGGGACAGTTCGTGGAACACTTCCCAAAACCATTTGACCtaagacaaaaagaaaattacaTTCACTTCACACGATGTTTTCTTGGCTGATAGAATTACCGTTTCATCACCGGACATATAGCCCTCCTTGTATTCGCAATTATCCTCCAGCGCCTGCCAATCATATTCCTCATTGCCAACCACAACAGCCATCAGCTCCTCGGGCTGAAAGATCTGCAGAACACGGCCAGAGCAAACTTTCATGAAACCCTCGTGAAAGGCGCGATAATGCAGCTCTACGGATTTGTTGAATATGAAATCTACATAGAGATTGACAAACTCCTTCCTGAAAGCATCATATGATAAGGAATAGAAGGCACAATGTAATTAACATGGAAATTACCTGTTTTCCAGCGTTACAGCAATACTGCTTCCATTGGGTTTCAGTTCTTGGGTCTCAGCTTCGCCGTAGATGTCGCGTGATATCTCAAAAGTCAAATCAAATGTTTCCTTAAAGTCATCCCCATCATAGTCCAGCAGTGCTTGCATCGAATTGGCCTCCGTCGGCGACATCTCGCGCAGATCGCTAAGATCGACGGGTTTCTTTAGCAATTTCTTATACAGCGCCAACGGAAAGGGCAAATTGATGATTGTGAAATTGTATATTGCCAGGCCGCAGAGCACGCCAATTAGGAAATACATGTTCTCCGTCTCGAAGGTGACATCTGCAAACCACATGACACGCGAATCTTCAAATTCCTTGAACATGCCGTACTTGGGATCGATCAGGTCTTTGAGCAACAGCATAAAGAACTCCTTTCGCACGCCGCCCGCATCTTCCGCCTCCTCGCCATGAAACTTGATTTTCAGCGGCTTCTTGAGATCACTTTGGCTATACCGCTGCAGCTCACGCAGCGAATCCTGCACAAGGTTCTCTCGCGTAACATTTAAAACAATGTACTGAGAGACGTGTCCATAGTTGAGCAGATTGTAAAATGCCTGTAATTGGACGATGAGCGTTAATAGAAATGAATAGCTGTATATGAGTTAGCCACGCACATTGGAGATTGCGTTTGACATGGCCGAGTGCATTTGTAGCGCCTGATCCGCTTGAAGCAGGGCCGTTTTGGCGGACGCATCGAACAGGAATGGGAAATTGCATATGTTGAATTCGGCTGCCGTTTCAGGCATTATCCAGCGAAGGTACTCCTGCTGCACATCCACATAGTCCGACAGATCTGGCCAGTGGAACAGCTGATAGTTGAGCCGTTCGTCGCGGTTGTCGTTGACGCGACACAGATTCTCCAGCAGTCGCAGCACCGCTTCCAGATCTCTATTGTAGGGTAGCAGCTAATAGGCGCGATAGGCTTAGATTAATAAATGACGGGGCAGGATAAGAAAATGGTTGTGTACGATTACCTTTTTCTGACGCGGCTCATTTTGATTGATTACCTCGATGCCCAGCTTAAAGCTGATGATGTGCATCGTCACGTGCAGAAAATTGTTGACCATTTGTTCGAAATAATCGGACGGCGTCTGACCCCACCATTTCTCCAGCACCTTGCGGGGATTCTCAGTAAGCTGGAAGGTGGCATTGGCAAAGGGTACGTGCAGTGTTTTGTAGTGTTTGGAATTGACAAACTCATGATATAATGGTAACAGCAAATAGATACGCATGCTCTCAACATCCGCCGGCGAGGCGACCAGCGAGCCAATCAGCTCCTTGGTCAAATTATCCCAgatctaaaataaaagataagtAGAGATTTAAGCGGATCAACATTTCATAGAGTACACTTACCACCTGCTTGATGCTTTGGTTCTCTACTTTGCGCAGATTATCGAATGCCAGCTGAGCAGATTTCAGATCCAGGCCATAGTTGCGGGCGGAGCAGCCAAAGTGCTTGTCCTGGTCCAATAGAAAGGAACCATTCAGGCATGCCTGGCTCTTAAATATCAGCTCCATGGAATTCAACAGATCCAAATCGCTTTGATCGCCCTCCTTGAAGCGCGCACACTGCCTGGTGGCATCCGCTGTCAGCACCAGAATCTGTGATTTGGGTCTAAATAGAaaataagaatataaataagatGTGGAATGTAATGTGCAAAATATTACTCATAGACGCGACAGTCGGCTGGCGGCACTTTGTCCACAAACAGCGAGGTGGTCACTATAGATTGATCGCCGCCCGAAAATATTTGATGTATGACAACGGATATCTTTTCATCGCTGGACTGCAGCAGGGCTGAACCACTTGGCGACACCCACGGTCCTATCACCACCTGGGGCAGATTTAGGCTCTTGGTGTTGCGCGTGCCCAGCTGTCCGGAGCTGCCCAGGCCAAAGCCGTAGATGCGACCACGCGAGGGCACCAACGCCAAAGTATGCCGGTTACCGCAGGCCACCTGGGAAATGGTGCTGCCCATCAATTCCATAACCATGCGAGGCAGCATCTCATTGGAACTAAAGCCATGACCCAATTGCCCGTAAGCACCAGCACCACAGGTGAATACGCCACCCTCATTGGTAAGAAAAACGGAAAACTCATCGCCGCAGGCCACAAAACGAACGCCA
The sequence above is a segment of the Drosophila virilis strain 15010-1051.87 chromosome 3, Dvir_AGI_RSII-ME, whole genome shotgun sequence genome. Coding sequences within it:
- the Herc4 gene encoding probable E3 ubiquitin-protein ligase HERC4 isoform X1; the encoded protein is MELYCWGNASHGQLGLGGIEDEQILTPSQIPWKPDSAVNQVACGHRHTLFLTASGKVYACGSNDYSQLGHELPTKRPRMSPFLQIPELEDYVITQIACGSRHSMALTEWGQVLSWGDNECGQLGHASDQDVIQLPKIVRYLVSKTVVQIACGNNHSLALTCCGELYSWGSNIYGQLGVKSPSELSQCNYPMRLTTLLGIPAAAIACGGNHTFLISKSSAVFGWGRNNCGQLGLNDETNRAYPTQLKTLRTLGVRFVACGDEFSVFLTNEGGVFTCGAGAYGQLGHGFSSNEMLPRMVMELMGSTISQVACGNRHTLALVPSRGRIYGFGLGSSGQLGTRNTKSLNLPQVVIGPWVSPSGSALLQSSDEKISVVIHQIFSGGDQSIVTTSLFVDKVPPADCRVYEPKSQILVLTADATRQCARFKEGDQSDLDLLNSMELIFKSQACLNGSFLLDQDKHFGCSARNYGLDLKSAQLAFDNLRKVENQSIKQVIWDNLTKELIGSLVASPADVESMRIYLLLPLYHEFVNSKHYKTLHVPFANATFQLTENPRKVLEKWWGQTPSDYFEQMVNNFLHVTMHIISFKLGIEVINQNEPRQKKLLPYNRDLEAVLRLLENLCRVNDNRDERLNYQLFHWPDLSDYVDVQQEYLRWIMPETAAEFNICNFPFLFDASAKTALLQADQALQMHSAMSNAISNAFYNLLNYGHVSQYIVLNVTRENLVQDSLRELQRYSQSDLKKPLKIKFHGEEAEDAGGVRKEFFMLLLKDLIDPKYGMFKEFEDSRVMWFADVTFETENMYFLIGVLCGLAIYNFTIINLPFPLALYKKLLKKPVDLSDLREMSPTEANSMQALLDYDGDDFKETFDLTFEISRDIYGEAETQELKPNGSSIAVTLENRKEFVNLYVDFIFNKSVELHYRAFHEGFMKVCSGRVLQIFQPEELMAVVVGNEEYDWQALEDNCEYKEGYMSGDETVKWFWEVFHELSLAEKKKFLLYLTGSDRIPIQGMKAIKIVIQPTPDERFLPVAHTCFNLLDLPRYKTKERLKYKLLQAIQQTQGFSLI
- the Herc4 gene encoding probable E3 ubiquitin-protein ligase HERC4 isoform X2, which encodes MELYCWGNASHGQLGLGGIEDEQILTPSQIPWKPDSAVNQVACGHRHTLFLTASGKVYACGSNDYSQLGHELPTKRPLQIPELEDYVITQIACGSRHSMALTEWGQVLSWGDNECGQLGHASDQDVIQLPKIVRYLVSKTVVQIACGNNHSLALTCCGELYSWGSNIYGQLGVKSPSELSQCNYPMRLTTLLGIPAAAIACGGNHTFLISKSSAVFGWGRNNCGQLGLNDETNRAYPTQLKTLRTLGVRFVACGDEFSVFLTNEGGVFTCGAGAYGQLGHGFSSNEMLPRMVMELMGSTISQVACGNRHTLALVPSRGRIYGFGLGSSGQLGTRNTKSLNLPQVVIGPWVSPSGSALLQSSDEKISVVIHQIFSGGDQSIVTTSLFVDKVPPADCRVYEPKSQILVLTADATRQCARFKEGDQSDLDLLNSMELIFKSQACLNGSFLLDQDKHFGCSARNYGLDLKSAQLAFDNLRKVENQSIKQVIWDNLTKELIGSLVASPADVESMRIYLLLPLYHEFVNSKHYKTLHVPFANATFQLTENPRKVLEKWWGQTPSDYFEQMVNNFLHVTMHIISFKLGIEVINQNEPRQKKLLPYNRDLEAVLRLLENLCRVNDNRDERLNYQLFHWPDLSDYVDVQQEYLRWIMPETAAEFNICNFPFLFDASAKTALLQADQALQMHSAMSNAISNAFYNLLNYGHVSQYIVLNVTRENLVQDSLRELQRYSQSDLKKPLKIKFHGEEAEDAGGVRKEFFMLLLKDLIDPKYGMFKEFEDSRVMWFADVTFETENMYFLIGVLCGLAIYNFTIINLPFPLALYKKLLKKPVDLSDLREMSPTEANSMQALLDYDGDDFKETFDLTFEISRDIYGEAETQELKPNGSSIAVTLENRKEFVNLYVDFIFNKSVELHYRAFHEGFMKVCSGRVLQIFQPEELMAVVVGNEEYDWQALEDNCEYKEGYMSGDETVKWFWEVFHELSLAEKKKFLLYLTGSDRIPIQGMKAIKIVIQPTPDERFLPVAHTCFNLLDLPRYKTKERLKYKLLQAIQQTQGFSLI
- the Herc4 gene encoding probable E3 ubiquitin-protein ligase HERC3 isoform X3 yields the protein MITRSLDMNSPPKGHVCRHFIPELEDYVITQIACGSRHSMALTEWGQVLSWGDNECGQLGHASDQDVIQLPKIVRYLVSKTVVQIACGNNHSLALTCCGELYSWGSNIYGQLGVKSPSELSQCNYPMRLTTLLGIPAAAIACGGNHTFLISKSSAVFGWGRNNCGQLGLNDETNRAYPTQLKTLRTLGVRFVACGDEFSVFLTNEGGVFTCGAGAYGQLGHGFSSNEMLPRMVMELMGSTISQVACGNRHTLALVPSRGRIYGFGLGSSGQLGTRNTKSLNLPQVVIGPWVSPSGSALLQSSDEKISVVIHQIFSGGDQSIVTTSLFVDKVPPADCRVYEPKSQILVLTADATRQCARFKEGDQSDLDLLNSMELIFKSQACLNGSFLLDQDKHFGCSARNYGLDLKSAQLAFDNLRKVENQSIKQVIWDNLTKELIGSLVASPADVESMRIYLLLPLYHEFVNSKHYKTLHVPFANATFQLTENPRKVLEKWWGQTPSDYFEQMVNNFLHVTMHIISFKLGIEVINQNEPRQKKLLPYNRDLEAVLRLLENLCRVNDNRDERLNYQLFHWPDLSDYVDVQQEYLRWIMPETAAEFNICNFPFLFDASAKTALLQADQALQMHSAMSNAISNAFYNLLNYGHVSQYIVLNVTRENLVQDSLRELQRYSQSDLKKPLKIKFHGEEAEDAGGVRKEFFMLLLKDLIDPKYGMFKEFEDSRVMWFADVTFETENMYFLIGVLCGLAIYNFTIINLPFPLALYKKLLKKPVDLSDLREMSPTEANSMQALLDYDGDDFKETFDLTFEISRDIYGEAETQELKPNGSSIAVTLENRKEFVNLYVDFIFNKSVELHYRAFHEGFMKVCSGRVLQIFQPEELMAVVVGNEEYDWQALEDNCEYKEGYMSGDETVKWFWEVFHELSLAEKKKFLLYLTGSDRIPIQGMKAIKIVIQPTPDERFLPVAHTCFNLLDLPRYKTKERLKYKLLQAIQQTQGFSLI